One window from the genome of Mucilaginibacter ginsenosidivorans encodes:
- a CDS encoding phage tail protein has translation MEGTMSEIRLFAGNFAPRTWALCQGQTLAISSNQALFALLGTTYGGNGIQTFMLPDLRGKTVIGTGQGLGLSQYVLGETLGTNDVTITSQTMAAHTHATVITQPTTRGTGTATLYGVNAGGQSQPAGNFLGTDTTGGAKPFTHPGTGTPAVMSRDAITYANLNVPAPTVTTGLTGGSQPHNNIMPTIALNYIICLQGIFPSRD, from the coding sequence ATGGAAGGAACAATGTCAGAAATCCGGCTTTTCGCCGGGAACTTTGCCCCCCGAACATGGGCGCTTTGCCAGGGGCAAACATTAGCCATTTCAAGTAACCAGGCATTATTTGCATTGCTTGGCACTACTTACGGGGGTAATGGAATTCAAACTTTTATGCTGCCCGACCTGCGGGGAAAAACAGTGATCGGCACCGGGCAGGGACTTGGTCTCTCGCAGTATGTTTTAGGTGAAACCCTCGGCACTAACGATGTGACCATAACATCGCAAACCATGGCAGCACACACTCACGCTACCGTTATAACACAGCCGACAACAAGGGGGACGGGCACAGCAACATTGTATGGGGTTAATGCAGGCGGGCAATCGCAACCTGCAGGAAATTTCCTGGGCACCGATACAACCGGGGGAGCCAAACCTTTTACACATCCGGGCACAGGTACGCCAGCGGTAATGTCCAGAGATGCAATAACATATGCAAATCTAAACGTGCCTGCACCTACGGTTACGACCGGGCTTACCGGGGGCAGCCAGCCACACAATAACATCATGCCCACCATTGCATTAAATTATATTATTTGTCTCCAGGGGATATTCCCTTCAAGAGATTAA
- a CDS encoding phage tail protein, whose translation MEGTIGEVRMFAANFAPRTWAYCQGQILSIASNTALFSILGTQYGGNGTSTFALPNLASRAFIGTGQGPGLSLYDNGEMVGTETVTLISSNLPSHTHTATVTAGTGATADVTLNGVNGLAGQASPAGGLLGQDTAQNVNLFAATGTPVAMDPGSIVVTKVSTPAVTTVTLAPAGNTIPHNNIQPSLALNYIICLQGVFPVRN comes from the coding sequence ATGGAAGGAACTATAGGAGAAGTAAGAATGTTTGCCGCAAATTTTGCACCTCGTACCTGGGCGTACTGCCAGGGGCAGATATTATCAATAGCATCAAATACGGCACTTTTTTCAATTTTAGGCACGCAATACGGCGGTAATGGAACCAGTACTTTTGCCCTGCCCAACCTTGCCAGCAGGGCTTTCATCGGCACCGGGCAGGGGCCCGGCTTGAGCCTCTATGACAACGGCGAAATGGTTGGAACTGAAACGGTAACGTTAATTTCGTCAAATCTGCCCTCGCATACGCATACAGCTACGGTTACCGCCGGAACAGGCGCAACCGCTGACGTTACCCTGAACGGCGTAAATGGCCTGGCCGGCCAAGCAAGCCCTGCCGGCGGCCTTTTAGGACAGGATACGGCGCAAAATGTAAACCTTTTTGCAGCCACCGGTACGCCCGTGGCTATGGATCCTGGATCAATTGTTGTCACCAAGGTTTCCACGCCGGCAGTAACCACCGTCACACTTGCGCCGGCAGGCAATACCATTCCCCACAACAATATTCAGCCGTCCCTGGCCCTGAATTATATTATTTGCCTCCAGGGTGTATTCCCCGTCAGGAATTAA
- a CDS encoding phage tail protein, translated as MEGTIGEIRGFAGNFAPLNWQFCQGQTMSIAQETALFAIIGTTYGGDGVTTFQLPNIQSRIVIGTGQGLGLPDYALGEVLGEENHTLLTTEIPAHNHTATVQTDSTPASATFELMGVPGQGGKALPQSNLLGQDATATIYAPGGSQTVAMNAGSVTLNSLTAPLPGVAVSLAGSSLPHSNIQPVLAMNYIICINGIFPSRD; from the coding sequence ATGGAAGGAACAATTGGCGAAATACGCGGATTTGCAGGTAATTTTGCACCATTGAACTGGCAATTCTGCCAGGGGCAAACAATGTCCATCGCCCAGGAGACAGCACTTTTTGCTATCATAGGCACTACTTATGGTGGCGATGGCGTAACCACTTTTCAATTACCCAATATACAAAGCCGGATAGTTATAGGTACCGGGCAGGGCTTGGGTCTGCCAGACTATGCCCTCGGAGAGGTTTTAGGGGAAGAAAACCATACGCTCCTGACCACCGAGATACCTGCGCATAATCATACAGCAACTGTGCAAACCGATTCAACGCCCGCATCCGCGACATTCGAGTTGATGGGTGTTCCGGGCCAGGGCGGGAAAGCACTGCCGCAGAGTAATCTATTGGGACAGGACGCAACGGCTACTATTTATGCCCCCGGCGGATCACAGACCGTTGCTATGAATGCCGGATCGGTAACACTCAATAGCCTGACCGCACCTTTACCGGGAGTCGCCGTCTCCCTGGCTGGTTCAAGCCTGCCGCATTCTAATATTCAGCCAGTACTGGCTATGAATTACATCATTTGTATCAATGGAATATTCCCATCGAGGGATTAA
- a CDS encoding Fe2+-dependent dioxygenase, whose protein sequence is MIIQNAFLHLSNLLDAAELGQIGKLSEQAKYQDGKITATGAAREVKDNLQLNEHEQAYMSIQQVLLNALNRSALFRNALFPQNVHPFLISKYDKGMSYGWHVDSPVMGNMMRTDIAMTVFLNDPAEYEGGELELQTAPGSIKFKLAKGDAICYPCQHLHRVNEVTSGQRHVAVTWIQSLVRSPEQRGILFGLQQVAETLHQQNIATEEVGVLQQHYSNLLRMWAY, encoded by the coding sequence ATGATAATTCAGAACGCGTTCCTGCATTTATCAAACTTGCTTGATGCTGCCGAACTTGGGCAAATCGGGAAATTAAGTGAACAGGCAAAATACCAGGACGGAAAAATAACTGCCACGGGGGCGGCCAGGGAAGTAAAGGACAATTTGCAGCTAAACGAGCATGAGCAGGCTTACATGTCGATACAGCAGGTGCTGTTAAATGCTTTAAACCGGAGTGCATTGTTCAGAAATGCTTTGTTCCCGCAAAATGTGCATCCGTTTTTGATAAGCAAATATGATAAAGGCATGAGTTATGGCTGGCACGTGGACAGCCCGGTAATGGGAAATATGATGCGGACAGATATAGCTATGACCGTCTTTTTAAACGATCCGGCCGAATACGAGGGTGGCGAACTGGAATTACAGACGGCGCCCGGGTCAATAAAGTTCAAACTGGCCAAGGGAGATGCTATTTGCTACCCATGCCAGCATTTACACAGAGTAAATGAGGTAACAAGCGGGCAGCGACATGTGGCGGTTACGTGGATACAATCGTTGGTTCGCTCGCCGGAGCAGCGCGGGATATTATTCGGTTTGCAGCAGGTTGCCGAAACTCTGCACCAGCAAAATATTGCGACTGAAGAGGTAGGGGTTTTACAGCAGCATTATAGTAATCTGTTACGCATGTGGGCCTACTAA
- a CDS encoding ABC transporter substrate-binding protein, producing MNGEKLTVGVLLSNSTILPMAKNFNTGLRQALTGLDVEIVPEFIGQGSKEQAEKAINKLFSFDNSDIITGIVSNKVGYELSEKFEKHKRPFIINNLGEHLPDPALYNDYTFLNSVHTWQQVWSMGNWGVKTLGKRGMLVSGIYDSGYSFPVMLQKGIQASAADSTVPFAIAPMRQYNGLADVASVIPHIIEFEPDFILATFCGEEASLFLSEYVKNGLHKKIPLLGLPFLLESFDARGETIEVYTTISSYREIAEEEIDRLCKIAADPFVQFGYETGLLIREAVEKSSGKTLQRALAEAAVNTERGKLEILPGETGNDSRVFLVKNTWSGNKDEISRQIIGELETIGISNQVVADINSQPSSGWVNPYLGI from the coding sequence ATGAACGGAGAAAAACTGACAGTTGGGGTGCTTTTATCCAACTCTACCATTTTACCGATGGCTAAAAACTTTAATACGGGTTTAAGGCAGGCACTAACGGGTCTTGATGTTGAGATCGTGCCGGAATTTATAGGGCAGGGATCAAAGGAACAGGCAGAAAAAGCCATCAATAAACTATTCAGTTTTGACAACTCCGACATTATAACCGGTATTGTTTCCAATAAAGTAGGTTATGAATTGTCGGAAAAATTTGAAAAGCACAAACGGCCGTTCATCATCAACAACCTGGGTGAACACCTTCCCGACCCGGCGCTGTACAACGATTATACTTTCCTAAACTCGGTGCATACTTGGCAACAGGTATGGTCGATGGGTAACTGGGGGGTAAAAACACTCGGGAAAAGAGGGATGCTGGTTTCCGGCATTTATGATTCCGGTTATTCGTTTCCGGTTATGTTGCAAAAAGGGATACAGGCCTCGGCTGCCGACAGTACGGTACCGTTCGCGATAGCGCCAATGAGGCAGTACAACGGCCTGGCCGACGTTGCATCGGTAATACCGCATATCATCGAATTTGAACCAGATTTTATACTGGCTACATTTTGCGGTGAAGAGGCAAGTCTTTTCCTGTCCGAATATGTCAAAAACGGACTTCATAAAAAAATACCATTACTGGGTCTGCCCTTTCTGCTGGAATCGTTTGATGCCCGGGGTGAAACAATTGAAGTATATACCACGATATCCTCGTATCGCGAAATCGCGGAAGAAGAAATTGATCGCCTTTGCAAGATCGCTGCCGACCCATTCGTGCAATTTGGATACGAGACAGGTCTTTTGATCAGGGAGGCCGTGGAAAAATCAAGCGGAAAAACGCTTCAAAGAGCATTGGCAGAGGCGGCCGTAAATACAGAACGCGGGAAACTGGAAATACTGCCCGGCGAGACCGGCAATGATAGCAGGGTCTTCCTGGTAAAAAATACCTGGTCGGGAAACAAAGACGAAATATCACGGCAAATAATAGGCGAACTGGAAACCATTGGCATTAGTAACCAGGTGGTAGCCGACATCAACAGCCAACCCTCGTCGGGTTGGGTTAACCCATACCTCGGTATTTAG
- a CDS encoding formyltransferase family protein: MKIAVICNSDSLAFPAIASLAGDGLLAGVGILARSSGRLFAPLLGMGVLKENIIQLTRETWELEMQTWLQQIDPDMMWVFGFPWRIPSNLLAMPGGGFLNFHFGNLPAYKGADPIFWQLKNGEEKATLVVHRMTPAIDEGPIVMTRDLETIRGENYGLFCQRLGFMAAGLVQPLVDNYRNGVLPELGQPNGGDASFFKKPGATTLKINWEEQSADEIEYLVNASNPKYDGASTYLRNAEIRILETSPAEIKLENNFRADPGTIVYADAVYGLIVACRESRFLKINVVHTQEGYFSGSKLFSMGVRAGEKFINLN; this comes from the coding sequence ATGAAAATAGCTGTTATATGCAATTCCGATTCACTGGCTTTTCCGGCCATCGCCTCTCTTGCGGGCGACGGCTTGCTGGCTGGCGTCGGGATATTGGCACGAAGCAGCGGCCGGCTGTTTGCACCACTTTTAGGGATGGGTGTATTGAAGGAAAATATTATACAATTAACCAGGGAGACATGGGAGCTTGAAATGCAAACCTGGCTTCAGCAGATTGATCCCGATATGATGTGGGTGTTTGGGTTTCCCTGGCGAATCCCATCAAATTTACTTGCAATGCCCGGAGGCGGTTTCCTCAATTTCCATTTTGGCAACCTGCCCGCATACAAAGGGGCCGATCCCATATTCTGGCAGCTAAAAAACGGGGAGGAGAAAGCTACCCTCGTGGTGCATCGCATGACACCGGCCATTGATGAAGGCCCCATAGTAATGACACGGGACCTGGAAACGATAAGGGGAGAAAACTATGGCCTGTTTTGCCAGCGCCTGGGATTTATGGCCGCGGGGCTTGTTCAGCCTTTAGTGGATAATTACCGGAACGGGGTACTGCCAGAACTCGGTCAGCCAAATGGCGGTGATGCATCATTTTTTAAAAAGCCCGGGGCGACGACATTAAAGATCAACTGGGAAGAACAATCGGCGGACGAAATCGAGTACCTGGTGAACGCCTCGAATCCAAAATATGACGGGGCCTCAACATATTTACGAAATGCGGAAATAAGGATATTGGAAACATCGCCCGCGGAAATAAAGCTTGAAAATAATTTCAGGGCCGACCCGGGAACGATAGTTTATGCGGATGCTGTATACGGGCTAATCGTGGCCTGCCGGGAAAGCCGGTTTTTAAAGATCAATGTTGTCCATACACAGGAAGGGTATTTTTCGGGCAGTAAGCTATTCAGTATGGGCGTACGGGCAGGAGAAAAATTCATCAACTTAAATTAA